In the genome of Rutidosis leptorrhynchoides isolate AG116_Rl617_1_P2 unplaced genomic scaffold, CSIRO_AGI_Rlap_v1 contig98, whole genome shotgun sequence, one region contains:
- the LOC139885508 gene encoding uncharacterized protein codes for MGAAIRNEFGQVLDHFSSYGTGLLDIYYAEATAALLGLRLADSLGVRQVILEIDALLIVNALNSSNDCFLVCRKLISEIKALASKIERRRSETKNKRVLSLFLNIVILDDFSISTRLAEQMMMTPWRNAYSRLLPSSTRFAHSYVRSYSHSRSDSSRASVASQHFVRDKLNKGFNTLDDALSLFDSMISMHPPPHIVQFNKFLGEIARMKHYSSVVSLYRQITMSGILPDLFTLSVLINCLCLLGQISYGFAVLGKILKLGFQPDVVTFSTLINGMCLDGKVTEAARLFDDMVNEGYEPNLITFTTMINGLCQAGNIDVASKLFREAAKRGFDPDVITYNTSINGLCKKGDVSEAITVFDDMVKRGCKPILITYSAIVNGLCKTGDVEKAIRLLRKMFDGGIEPDEVVYTTVIEGLCKNEQVKESFDLFVEMKSKGISPSVVTYSSLIDGMCKSGAWKEVKRLWSEMVAHNIKPDNYLFTIMIDAHCKEGLVSEAEAIIKMMIDQGQRPNNVTFNALFDGRCLRGQMQEAQKLFHCMDLHGISPNIRTYNILINGYCKSKMIDEALRLYDEMSQIRLFPDAVTFNTLLGGLFQAEKVVEAKQLFNKMSASGQPPNLVTCGTLLDGLVDNGHLDEAMVLFKLMQDNGLSPDIECFSIIMKGLCKSGQLKAARDMFLSLKSKGIHHDVYTHSIMIQGLCKERLLDEACNLFSEMEDAGCSANSCCYNIIIRGCITNNDVVKAMELLREACDKGFSADYATANLIVNLLSDRGLDEKSKQAVHSALGLVNKL; via the exons ATGGGAGCTGCTATCAGGAATGAATTTGGCCAGGTTTTAGACCACTTCTCAAGTTATGGGACAGGCTTGTTAGATATCTACTATGCGGAAGCGACTGCTGCACTTCTCGGCCTGCGATTAGCCGATTCTTTGGGTGTCCGACAAGTTATTTTGGAAATAGATGCTCTTTTAATTGTAAACGCTTTAAATAGCTCAAACGATTGTTTTTTGGTTTGCCGAAAACTCATTAGTGAGATAAAAGCATTAGCATCAAA GATCGAGAGGAGACGAAGCGAAACGAAAAACAAACGCGTCCTAAGTTTATTTCTCAACATTGTGATTTTGGATGATTTCTCCATCTCGACTCGATTGGCAGAGCAGATGATGATGACGCCATGGAGAAATGCTTATTCTCGTCTTCTTCCTTCATCAACACGGTTTGCTCATTCATATGTAAGATCTTACTCTCACTCTCGTTCCGATTCGTCTCGTGCAAGTGTAGCTAGCCAACATTTTGTTAGGGATAAGCTCAATAAAGGGTTTAACACTCTTGACGATGCTCTTTCTTTGTTTGATTCTATGATTTCTATGCATCCTCCTCCGCACATTGTCCAATTCAATAAATTTTTGGGGGAAATTGCTAGAATGAAACATTATAGCTCTGTTGTTTCTCTGTATCGGCAGATTACCATGTCTGGCATTTTACCTGATCTTTTCACCTTGAGCGTCTTAATCAACTGTCTCTGTCTCCTGGGTCAGATTAGTTATGGTTTCGCTGTATTGGGAAAAATCCTGAAACTTGGTTTTCAACCTGATGTTGTCACCTTCAGTACTTTGATTAATGGAATGTGCTTAGATGGAAAAGTGACTGAAGCAGCAAGATTGTTTGATGACATGGTCAATGAAGGTtatgagcccaacttaattactttCACCACGATGATCAATGGTTTGTGTCAAGCAGGAAATATTGACGTGGCTAGTAAACTGTTTCGAGAGGCAGCTAAGAGGGGTTTTGATCCTGATGTTATAACATACAACACATCGATAAATGGACTGTGCAAAAAGGGTGATGTATCAGAAGCTATTACAGTGTTCGATGATATGGTCAAGAGGGGTTGTAAACCTATTTTAATTACATACAGTGCAATCGTAAATGGTTTGTGCAAAACAGGCGATGTGGAAAAGGCTATTCGATTGTTACGGAAGATGTTTGACGGAGGTATTGAGCCTGATGAAGTGGTTTATACCACTGTTATTGAAGGTTTGTGTAAGAATGAGCAAGTGAAGGAATCGTTTGATCTCTTTGTTGAAATGAAAAGCAAAGGCATTTCACCTTCGGTGGTTACGTATAGCTCATTAATCGATGGAATGTGTAAGTCAGGTGCATGGAAAGAAGTTAAACGCCTATGGAGTGAGATGGTTGCTCACAATATCAAGCCAGACAATTATTTATTTACCATAATGATCGACGCACATTGTAAAGAAGGGCTTGTGTCAGAGGCCGAGGCCATTATCAAAATGATGATCGACCAAGGTCAAAGGCCCAATAACGTAACTTTTAATGCATTATTCGATGGGCGTTGCTTACGTGGTCAAATGCAGGAAGCCCAGAAGTTGTTCCATTGTATGGATTTACATGGTATTTCTCCTAATATTAGAACTTATAACATCTTGATAAATGGGTACTGCAAATCTAAAATGATAGATGAAGCATTGAGACTATATGATGAAATGTCTCAAATAAGGTTGTTTCCAGATGCTGTTACTTTCAACACTCTTTTGGGTGGCTTGTTTCAAGCAGAGAAGGTTGTGGAAGCAAAACAACTTTTCAACAAGATGTCTGCTTCCGGTCAACCTCCAAATTTGGTCACTTGTGGGACTTTGTTAGATGGTTTGGTAGACAATGGGCATCTTGATGAGGCAATGGTCTTGTTTAAACTAATGCAAGACAATGGTTTATCTCCTGATATTGAATGCTTTAGTATTATCATGAAAGGTTTGTGCAAATCTGGTCAGCTGAAAGCTGCAAGAGATATGTTTCTTAGTCTCAAATCCAAAGGGATACATCACGATGTGTATACACATTCAATAATGATACAAGGGCTATGTAAGGAAAGACTTTTGGATGAAGCATGTAATTTGTTTAGTGAAATGGAGGATGCTGGTTGCTCTGCGAATAGTTGTTGTTATAACATAATTATTAGGGGTTGTATTACAAACAATGATGTTGTGAAGGCAATGGAACTTCTTCGAGAAGCTTGTGATAAGGGATTTTCTGCAGATTACGCCACAGCAAATTTGATAGTGAATCTGTTATCTGATCGTGGTTTAGATGAAAAGAGCAAACAAGCAG TCCATTCTGCTTTGGGTCTGGTGAACAAGCTATAG
- the LOC139885510 gene encoding pentatricopeptide repeat-containing protein At5g44230-like codes for MLTPARKFFAGKTSQQHLLESQLFSKLDHCKNLTHIKSVHAQILRKGIDQCCYVLTKLIRVSTKLCVPVDEYPRSVFDQVRYPNPFLWTSLIRGYTAEGCLKRGVFLYDSMRSEGIGAVSFTFTALLKSCGDVGDVNLGMQLHARIIMDGGFQSDLFVGNTLIDMYVKCGFLECGRQVFDEMPDKDEISWTELIVAYTKSGDIFSAAQLFDESPVKDMVAWTSMVTGFAQNSMPREALNYFERMQNSGMETDEVTLIGVISACAQLGAAKYANWVRDIVEKSRFGPTHAVVLQSALVDMYSKCGCLDDAYNVFQAMTEKNVYSYSSMISGFAMHGRAQSAIKLFDEMVKNDVKPNRVTFIGVLTACSHGGMEEQGRKIFKSMEDDYGVTPSPDHYTCMVDLLGRVGHLNEALELIKKMPVKPHGGVWGALLGACRIHGNPEIAQIAASHLFELEPDSIGNYILMSHIFASAGMWEDASKIRKQMKEKGLIKNPASSMVESDKGVIHEFFSGDTSHPDTDKIKGTLVNLLQRLTMDGYQPMLSSLPYDLSNEEKKQILLTHSEKLALAFGLMNTSSDSNIRIVKNLRICEDCHLFMCGASKVTRRKIIVRDNMRFHHFCNGTCSCGNFW; via the coding sequence ATGTTAACTCCGGCCCGGAAATTCTTCGCCGGAAAAACCTCGCAACAACATCTTCTCGAATCCCAACTATTCTCCAAACTCGATCACTGCAAGAACCTCACCCACATCAAATCAGTCCACGCACAGATTCTCCGTAAAGGAATCGACCAATGCTGCTACGTTCTAACGAAGCTCATTCGAGTCTCGACGAAACTCTGCGTCCCAGTCGACGAATACCCACGTTCAGTATTCGATCAGGTTCGTTACCCGAATCCGTTTTTGTGGACTTCCCTTATTAGAGGATATACAGCTGAAGGGTGTTTGAAAAGGGGTGTGTTTTTGTATGATAGTATGAGAAGCGAAGGAATTGGGGCTGTGTCTTTTACGTTTACCGCGCTTTTGAAGTCTTGTGGGGATGTTGGCGATGTGAATTTGGGGATGCAGCTTCATGCCCGGATTATTATGGATGGTGGGTTTCAGTCTGATTTGTTTGTCGGGAATACCTTGATCGATATGTATGTGAAATGCGGGTTTTTGGAGTGTGGACgccaagtgtttgatgaaatgcctgacAAAGATGAGATTTCTTGGACGGAGTTGATTGTTGCGTATACTAAGAGCGGGGATATTTTTTCTGCTGCCCAGTTGTTTGATGAATCGCCCGTGAAGGATATGGTGGCGTGGACTTCGATGGTTACTGGATTTGCGCAAAACTCCATGCCTCGAGAGGCATTGAATTATTTCGAGAGGATGCAGAATTCAGGAATGGAAACGGATGAAGTAACATTGATTGGTGTCATTTCGGCTTGTGCACAGTTAGGTGCAGCTAAGTATGCCAACTGGGTGAGGGATATAGTCGAGAAATCTAGGTTTGGACCGACTCATGCGGTTGTTTTGCAATCAGCACTAGTTGACATGTATTCGAAATGTGGGTGTCTCGACGATGCTTACAATGTTTTTCAAGCTATGACGGAGAAAAACGTTTATTCTTATAGTTCGATGATTTCGGGCTTTGCAATGCACGGTCGGGCTCAGTCGGCAATCAAATTGTTCGACGAGATGGTCAAAAATGACGTAAAACCCAATAGAGTTACGTTTATCGGAGTTCTTACTGCATGTAGCCATGGAGGGATGGAAGAACAAGGTCGGAAGATATTTAAATCCATGGAAGATGATTATGGTGTTACCCCTTCACCAGATCATTACACTTGTATGGTAGATCTTCTTGGCAGAGTAGGTCACTTAAATGAAGCCCTCGAGCTTATAAAAAAAATGCCAGTTAAGCCTCACGGGGGAGTATGGGGAGCTTTACTCGGAGCATGCCGAATTCATGGAAATCCCGAGATTGCTCAGATTGCCGCTAGCCATCTGTTTGAGCTAGAACCTGATTCCATCGGAAACTATATCTTGATGTCTCATATTTTTGCATCGGCAGGAATGTGGGAAGACGCCTCGAAAATTCGGAAACAAATGAAGGAGAAAGGTCTTATAAAAAATCCTGCATCTAGCATGGTAGAATCAGATAAAGGGGTAATTCATGAATTCTTTTCTGGGGATACGAGCCACCCTGACACAGATAAGATCAAAGGCACACTGGTAAATCTCTTGCAACGATTGACGATGGACGGATACCAGCCGATGCTTAGTTCTTTGCCTTATGATTTGAGCAATGAAGAAAAGAAGCAAATACTGTTAACTCACAGTGAGAAGCTTGCATTAGCATTCGGACTGATGAATACAAGTTCCGACTCGAATATAAGAATCGTGAAGAATCTAAGAATATGTGAAGATTGTCACTTGTTTATGTGTGGCGCGTCAAAAGTTACCAGAAGAAAGATCATTGTGAGGGATAACATGAGATTTCACCATTTCTGTAATGGGACTTGTTCTTGTGGTAACTTTTGGTGA
- the LOC139885509 gene encoding uncharacterized protein, with product MISAVCWIPKGVAKAVPAVADPPSKEEIEELIKSGALEIGGGIEEEEDDDEMVDNAIEQDEGAAQALAVANALSSGSKKLGTKLDDIADGLKELDMDNYDEEDDEDIEIFGKGLGDLYYPSNELDPYLKDANGEDSEEEEDMMIKPKDLVVLCARNEDDVSQLEINILEESSDGSNMYVHHDIILSAFPLCTAWLDCPLKGGEKGNFIAIGSMEPTIEIWDLDIIDEVQPAFVLGGILEEEKKTKKKKSGGKKKKSVKYKEGSHTDSVLGLAWNKEYRNLLASASADNKVKIWDVHTQQCNITMDHHTDKVQAVAWNQYAPQVLLSGSFDHTVVMKDGRDPSHPGFKWSVSSDVESLTWDPHAEHLFVVSLEDGTVQGFDIRNASSQASESKPSFTLHAHDKAVCTISYNPAAPNLLATGSTDKMVKLWDLSNSQPNCIASKNPKAGAVFSVSFSGDSPFLLAIGGSKGTLEVWDTSLEAPIARTFGKFMNQG from the exons ATGATTTCGGCTGTGTGTTGGATTCCAAAAGGGGTTGCAAAGGCGGTACCCGCCGTCGCTGATCCGCCGTCTAAGGAGGAAATCGAGGAGTTGATCAAAAGTGGCGCTTTGGAAATTGG aGGTGGAATTGAAGAAGAGGAAGATGATGATGAGATGGTCGATAACGCGATCGAGCAGGATGAGGGAGCAGCCCAGGCATTAGCTGTTGCGAATGCGCTTAGTTCCGGTAGTAAGAAGTTAGGGACAAAGCTAGATGATATTGCTGATGGCTTGAAAGAATTGGATATGGATAATTacgatgaggaagatgatgaag ATATTGAGATCTTTGGCAAAGGACTTGGTGATTTATACTACCCTAGTAATGAGTTGGATCCATATTTAAAGGATGCGAAC GGTGAAgattctgaagaggaagaggatatGATGATTAAACCAAAGGATTTAGTCGTACTTTGTGCACGTAATGAAGACGATGTCAGTCAGCTCGAG ATTAATATTTTAGAAGAATCCAGTGATGGTTCGAACATGTATGTTCATCATGATATCATCCTTTCAGCATTTCCTCTTTGCACAGCATGGCTTGATTGTCCACTAAAAGGGGGAGAAAAAG GGAATTTCATTGCTATTGGCTCCATGGAACCTACCATTGAAATTTGGGACCTTGATATT ATTGACGAGGTACAGCCAGCTTTCGTTTTGGGTGGGATTCTTGAGGAGGAAAAGAAGACCAAGAAGAAGAAAAGTGGAGGAAAAAAGAAG AAATCAGTAAAATACAAGGAAGGCAGTCACACCGACTCGGTACTAGGTCTTGCTTGGAACAAGGAGTACAG GAATCTTCTAGCCAGTGCAAGTGCTGACAACAAAGTAAAGATATGGGATGTCCACACTCAACAATGTAATATAACCATGGATCATCATACGGACAAG GTGCAAGCGGTTGCATGGAATCAATATGCACCACAAGTTCTTCTCAGTGGATCTTTTGATCATACTGTAGTCATG AAAGATGGGAGGGATCCTTCTCATCCTGGTTTCAAGTGGTCTGTCTCATCTGATGTCGAAAGTCTAACGTGGGATCCACACGCTGAGCATTTGTTTGTG GTGAGTCTTGAAGATGGTACAGTTCAAGGTTTTGATATCCGGAATGCTTCTAGTCAAGCATCTGAGTCGAAACCATCTTTTACTCTCCATGCGCACGATAAGGCTGTTTGCACAATTTCTTATAACCCTGCTGCACCAAAC CTTCTTGCTACTGGATCAACAGATAAAATGGTAAAACTTTGGGATTTATCGAATAGCCAACCTAACTGTATTGCCTCCAAGAACCCTAAAGCA GGAGCTGTATTTTCCGTCTCATTCTCAGGGGACAGCCCTTTCTTGTTGGCGATAGGAGGCTCAAAGGGTACCCTTGAA GTATGGGATACTTCTTTGGAGGCACCGATTGCTCGAACATTTGGAAAGTTCATGAACCAGGGCTAA
- the LOC139885516 gene encoding LOW QUALITY PROTEIN: mitogen-activated protein kinase 7-like (The sequence of the model RefSeq protein was modified relative to this genomic sequence to represent the inferred CDS: deleted 2 bases in 2 codons): MASMVEPPNGMRSRGKHYYTMWQTLFEIDTKYVPIKPIGRGAYGVVCSSINRETNEKVAIKKINNVFENRVDSLRTLRELILLRHTRHENVIALKDVMMPIHRNSFKDVYLVYELMDTDLHQIIKSSQPLSNDHCKYFLFQLLRGLKYLHSANILHRDLKPGNLLVNANCDLKICDFGLARTSQGNEQFMTEYVVTRWYRAPELLLCCDNYGTSIDVWSVGCIFAEILGRKPIFPGTECLNQLKLIINILGSQQESDIQFIDNPKARRFIKSLPYSRGTHLGHLYPHADPLAIDLMQRMLVFDPTKRITVNEALLHPYLSGLYDPRYNPPAQVPINLEIDENMGEHVIREMIWNEMLYYHPEAVFANS; this comes from the exons ATGGCAAGTATGGTTGAGCCTCCAAATGGGATGAGATCAAGAGGGAAACATTACTACACAATGTGGCAAACCTTGTTCGAAATCGACACGAAATATGTCCCGATTAAGCCGATTGGGAGAGGGGCTTATGGAGTAGTATGCTCTTCGATCAATAGGGAGACGAATGAGAAAGTTGCCATCAAGAAGATCAACAATGTGTTTGAGAACCGAGTTGACTCGTTGAGGACTTTGAGGGAATTGATTCTCCTTAGACATACACGGCACGAGAATGTGATTGCCCTGAAGGATGTCATGATGCCGATTCATCGAAACAGTTTTAAGGACGTTTACTTGGTTTACGAGCTTATGGATACCGATTTGCATCAGATTATTAAGTCCTCCCAACCTCTGTCCAATGATCACTGCAAATACTTTCTTTTTCAG TTGCTGCGAGGGCTGAAATATCTTCACTCGGCAAACATCCTCCACCGTGATTTAAAGCCCGGAAACCTCCTAGTCAACGCAAACTGTGACTTGAAGATATGTGATTTCGGT TTAGCAAGAACCAGCCAAGGAAACGAACAATTCATGACTGAGTACGTTGTCACACGCTGGTACCGG GCGCCGGAGCTCCTACTATGCTGCGACAACTACGGGACTTCCATCGACGTGTGGTCCGTCGGATGCATTTTCGCCGAGATTCTCGGCCGGAAGCCCATTTTCCCAGGAACAGAGTGTCTTAACCAGCTCAAACTGATAATCAACATTCTCGGAAGCCAGCAAGAATCTGACATTCAGTTTATCGACAACCCGAAAGCCAGAAGGTTCATCAAGTCGCTACCATACTCTCGCGGGACCCACTTGGGTCACCTCTATCCACATGCCGATCCTTTAGCCATTGATTTGATGCAGAGGATGCTCGTTTTCGATCCGACGAAGAGGATAACGGTTAATGAAGCATTACTCCATCCTTACTTGTCAGGGTTGTACGATCCTAGATACAATCCACCAGCACAAGTTCCTATCAATCTCGAGATCGATGAAAACATGGGAGAACATGTCATCAGGGAGATGATTTGGAATGAAATGCTTTATTACCACCCTGAAGCTGTATTTGCCAATTCTTAG
- the LOC139885507 gene encoding LOW QUALITY PROTEIN: AAA-ATPase At1g43910-like (The sequence of the model RefSeq protein was modified relative to this genomic sequence to represent the inferred CDS: deleted 1 base in 1 codon), whose amino-acid sequence MFPSLSTIMSGIASISAITMILRTILTDMIPESLRNRIEDKLSYFLSIYFSSTFTFIIEDRWKAVDNETYRAVEAYLPTRVGPTTDVLMLGSNDSHDIKTPPKKAMAVDSVVKDEFEGINVTWMRALKENKKALFWPNEKRYFMLRCKKQYREVVLERYIPYILKTAEEIINKRDMLDIYTYDKESGSWEPTMFKHPSTFETLAMEPDLKKSIMEDLDIFAKRKDYFHSVGRAWKRGYLLYGPPGTGKSSLVAAIANYMRYDIYDLQLQSVKDDSDLRRLLTSTTNKSILLIEDIDCSTKITHDRSKKMLAPQLQQDQDDGDDDNDNDVKDDRKRQSSDTGATLSGLLNFIDGLWSSCGDERIIIFTTNHKEKLDPALLRPGRMDVHVYMGNCSPSIFRKLVSTYLGITNHDQFTCIESLIQKVQISPAEVAQQLMKSEKPDVALQSLVEFIKTQEKESEELKKKNKLVTMWRNITQAKSTS is encoded by the exons ATGTTTCCGTCTCTGTCCACAATCATGTCGGGGATCGCATCCATTTCCGCAATTACAATGATCCTACGAACAATCCTAACCGACATGATCCCGGAATCTCTCAGAAACCGGATCGAAGACAAACTCTCCTACTTCTTGTCCATCTACTTCTCTTCCACATTCACTTTCATAATCGAAGACAGATGGAAAGCAGTAGACAACGAGACGTATCGCGCCGTGGAGGCCTACCTCCCGACGAGGGTAGGCCCCACGACAGACGTACTCATGTTGGGGTCCAACGACTCCCATGACATAAAAACTCCCCCGAAGAAGGCCATGGCCGTCGACTCGGTGGTCAAGGACGAGTTCGAAGGTATTAATGTTACATGGATGCGTGCATTGAAAGAAAACAAGAAGGCATTATTCTGGCCTAATGAGAAAAGGTATTTCATGTTAAGGTGTAAAAAGCAATATAGAGAGGTCGTATTGGAAAGATACATACCTTATATATTGAAAACTGCCGAGGAAATAATAAACAAGCGTGACATGCTTGATATTTATACTTATGATAAAGAAAGTGGGAGTTGGGAACCGACAATGTTCAAACATCCATCAACTTTTGAAACCCTAGCTATGGAGCCTGACCTCAAGAAGTCTATAATGGAGGATCTCGACATTTTCGCGAAACGGAAAGATTACTTCCATAGTGTTGGAAGGGCTTGGAAAAGAGGGTATCTGTTGTATGGACCTCCGGGGACAGGTAAATCTTCGCTCGTCGCGGCTATTGCGAATTATATG AGATATGATATCTATGATCTTCAGCTTCAGAGTGTGAAAGATGATTCTGATTTGAGGAGGTTACTTACTTCTACCACAAACAAGTCTATTTTGCTTATTGAAGACATCGATTGTAGTACGAAAATCACACATGATCGTAGCAAGAAAATGCTAGCACCACAATTACAACAAGATcaagatgatggtgatgatgataatgataatgacgtAAAAGATGATCGCAAACGGCAATCTTCCGACACTGGG GCGACTCTATCAGGATTGCTAAATTTCATCGACGGATTATGGTCAAGTTGTGGGGACGAAAGGATTATAATCTTTACGACGAATCATAAGGAGAAATTGGATCCGGCTTTGTTGCGACCAGGAAGAATGGATGTTCATGTTTACATGGGAAATTGCAGTCCATCAATTTTCAGGAAGCTTGTTTCCACTTACCTAGGGATAACAAACCATGATCAGTTTACTTGCATTGAAAGTCTCATACAAAAAGTTCAAATTAGTCCAGCAGAAGTAGCTCAACAACTAATGAAAAGTGAGAAGCCAGATGTTGCACTTCAAAGTCTAGTTGAATTTATTAAGACTCAGGAAAAGGAAAGTGAAGAACTAAAGAAAAAGAATAAGTTAGTAACCATGTGGAGAAACATAACTCAAGCCAAATCTACATCATAG
- the LOC139885505 gene encoding AAA-ATPase At2g18190-like produces the protein MISLSNAASSASKLFSFYASLTAFLILIKATVDEFVPYELRSYIHKILSTPMNPSLTLIFDELVPDCIEMKNEIFESAETYLDGKISPKSVRLTVGKPQGQNGNITISVGKGEEIPDQFGDIKVIWRYAHQVESKRNKQQQQQQQQQHEWGGGREGDDHDLLLEKQDDDDDELFLVKKEWFELSFNNNFKDLVLKSYLPHVMATSKQIKDQKKEVKIYTPEGQILDGRWCFEWNSIYLDHPSTFHTLAIHPAVKKMITDDLDWFLKRKEFYKKVGKVWNRSYLLYGVPGTGKTSLITAIANYLKFDIYEFKFDGIDYDGIMRKLLRTTGSRSILVMEDIDCIDDANQEFDMYDVPFTDEEERRCYDNRDPKPSINGLLNFANGLWSSWANERIFIFTTNQKDRLDPALLHRFDMQINMSYCNAEAFQILVSNYLGESCRHNPLFDEALELIESVSITPAELAGELIKIEDSGEDFSQLVNFLHVWRGKNK, from the exons ATGATTTCCCTGTCTAATGCGGCCTCATCAGCCTCCAAATTGTTCTCTTTCTACGCCTCGCTGACGGCATTTCTAATTCTGATCAAAGCAACAGTCGACGAATTTGTTCCTTACGAGCTTAGATCATATATTCACAAAATATTATCCACCCCTATGAACCCTTCACTCACTTTGATCTTCGATGAGCTAGTTCCTGATTGCATCGAAATGAAGAATGAAATCTTTGAATCAGCGGAGACTTACCTTGACGGAAAAATCAGCCCTAAATCCGTGAGATTAACAGTGGGAAAACCGCAAGGACAAAATGGGAATATCACAATCTCCGTCGGAAAAGGTGAAGAAATTCCAGATCAATTCGGGGATATTAAAGTCATTTGGAGATACGCACACCAAGTAGAATCCAAAAGgaataaacaacaacaacaacaacaacaacaacaacacgaaTGGGGAGGAGGACGAGAAGGAGACGATCATGATTTATTATTAGAAaaacaagatgatgatgatgatgaactttTCTTAGTTAAAAAGGAATGGTTTGAGCTGagctttaataataattttaaagatCTAGTGTTAAAATCATATTTGCCTCATGTCATGGCCACATCCAAACAGATTAAAGATCAGAAAAAAGAGGTCAAAATTTACACTCCTGAGGGTCAAATATTGGATGGCCGCTGGTGTTTTGAATGGAATTCTATCTATCTTGATCATCCTTCCACATTTCATACCCTAGCTATTCATCCAGCGGTAAAAAAGATGATAACTGACGATCTTGACTG gTTTTTGAAGAGGAAAGAGTTTTACAAGAAAGTAGGCAAAGTTTGGAACAGAAGTTATCTATTGTATGGTGTTCCGGGGACGGGGAAAACCAGTTTGATTACTGCTATTGCTAATTACTTGAAATTTGACATATATGAGTTCAAGTTTGATGGTATAGATTATGATGGTATCATGAGAAAGTTGTTGCGAACAACAGGCAGTAGGTCGATTTTGGTTATGGAGGATATTGATTGTATAGACGATGCAAATCAAGAGTTTGATATGTACGACGTACCTTTTACTGACGAGGAGGAACGCCGCTGCTATGATAACAGGGATCCAAAG CCTTCAATAAATGGATTATTAAACTTTGCAAATGGTTTGTGGTCAAGCTGGGCCAATGAGAGAATTTTCATCTTCACGACGAATCAAAAAGATCGGCTTGATCCGGCTCTACTTCATCGTTTCGACATGCAAATCAACATGTCCTATTGCAATGCTGAAGCGTTCCAGATCCTGGTCTCTAATTATTTAGGCGAAAGTTGCAGACATAATCCTCTTTTCGATGAAGCCCTAGAATTAATCGAGTCTGTATCAATCACTCCTGCAGAATTAGCAGGGGAACTAATCAAGATTGAAGATTCTGGTGAAGATTTTTCCCAACTTGTTAACTTCCTTCATGTATGGAggggtaaaaataaataa